Proteins co-encoded in one Nicotiana sylvestris chromosome 7, ASM39365v2, whole genome shotgun sequence genomic window:
- the LOC104235526 gene encoding 3-oxo-Delta(4,5)-steroid 5-beta-reductase, whose amino-acid sequence MAVQREESSPAEYVAVICGVTGLVGKELANQLLSTSKWKVYGICRRPEKISTSQNPRYHFISCDLLNTSETQKKLSSLVDATHIFWVTWASQFPLDTPQICEQNKSMMNNVLNAILPRAKALKHISLQTGTKHYVSLQKTYCSSTKQVCYYDEQCPRDDSEYNFYYALEDLLKVKLRGKIAWSVHRPGLIIGSSHRTTFNFMGSLCVYGTICKHLNLPFVFGGKKECWEEMWVDGSDARLVAQQHIWSATNETFYSTDGQAFNAINGSNFTWKEIWPAIGLKFGVTVPENMFDPNFRITEFMANKEQVWNEIVTKNDLVHAQMEEIANSKFLDVLFSCPKILCTRDKADRLGFTTRYHMLDSILHWVDVMRQEKLIP is encoded by the coding sequence ATGGCTGTCCAAAGAGAAGAAAGTAGTCCAGCTGAATATGTTGCTGTCATCTGTGGAGTAACGGGGCTAGTGGGAAAGGAGCTAGCCAATCAGCTTCTCTCAACATCTAAATGGAAGGTATACGGCATATGTCGAAGGCCAGAAAAAATAAGCACATCCCAAAATCCACGTTACCATTTCATTTCTTGTGATCTCCTAAACACCTCGGAAACCCAAAAAAAGCTATCTTCATTGGTTGATGCAACTCATATATTTTGGGTGACTTGGGCAAGCCAATTTCCTCTAGATACTCCACAGATTTGTGAGCAAAACAAAAGCATGATGAATAATGTCTTGAATGCTATCCTCCCAAGAGCTAAAGCACTCAAACATATTTCTCTACAGACAGGAACCAAGCATTACGTCTCattacaaaagacatattgttcTAGTACAAAACAAGTTTGTTATTACGACGAACAATGTCCCAGAGATGATTCTGAGTATAACTTCTATTATGCACTGGAGGACTTGCTCAAGGTGAAATTAAGAGGAAAAATAGCATGGTCTGTCCACAGACCAGGTTTGATCATAGGCAGTTCTCATAGGACAACTTTTAATTTTATGGGAAGTTTGTGTGTCTATGGAACAATTTGTAAACATTTGAATCTGCCTTTTGTATTTGGTGGGAAAAAGGAATGTTGGGAAGAAATGTGGGTGGATGGATCAGATGCTAGGCTTGTTGCTCAGCAGCATATTTGGTCAGCCACCAATGAAACATTTTATTCCACAGATGGCCAAGCTTTTAATGCGATAAATGGCTCAAACTTTACGTGGAAAGAGATTTGGCCTGCTATTGGCTTAAAATTTGGGGTCACAGTTCCTGAAAACATGTTCGATCCAAATTTTAGAATCACCGAATTCATGGCAAACAAGGAACAAGTGTGGAATGAAATTGTCACGAAAAATGACCTGGTTCATGCCCAGATGGAGGAGATAGCAAATTCCAAATTCCTAGACGTTCTCTTTAGTTGCCCCAAGATTTTATGTACAAGAGATAAAGCAGATCGACTTGGATTCACAACGAGGTATCATATGTTGGATTCAATTTTACATTGGGTTGATGTTATGAGACAAGAAAAGCTTATCCCGTAA